The Blautia luti nucleotide sequence TCTCTTGAAAGGTACCGGCCGTGCACGTTTCCTTTGATGAGTTTATTATAAATCATGCACGTATAAAAAAACAAATTAATGGGTTGCATATCCCCATAAAAAAATTTTATAATCTCAATTTTAGCAGGTTTTTTTTATGCAATATTACTACATTAAAGAAAACTTTAGAAATAAATATGGAAATTATGATAGGTATATGGTATTTTTTATTTGAAGATAACTTAAAGCAGTTTCAGAAAATACTATACTTGCTATAGAAATGACATATTTCGACACACTACAACGAATTTAGAGGAAATTACTTATGACACTTAACCAACTCCGTTACTTTTGCACAGCAAGCCGCTGCCACAGTATCACCAAGGCAGCCGAGGAATTATACGTTACTCAGCCCACTGTGTCCGTTGCTATCCGCGACCTGGAAATTGAATTCGGCATCAGCCTTTTCTATAGAAAGGGAAACCGACTGATTCTTACCGAAGAAGGCGAAGAGCTTTATAACAAAGCTACCTACATTCTTCAGTACTGCACCGAGCTTCAGGCAGATTACTCCAGTATGGCGAGAGTAAAACCCCCTCTTCGTATCGGAATTCCGCCTATGCTGAGCACCGTCTTTTTTCCTGAGCTTCTCATCGCATTTCATGACCAATATCCGGAAATCGCTGTTGTTCTGGAGGAATATGGTTCTGTCCGTGCCTGCAATCTGGTACAGGACGACACTCTGGATCTGGCTCTGGTAAATATGGAACAGTATAATATTGATAAGTTTAACAAGGCTCTCCTTGCCAACGACCAGGTTGTTTTTTGTGTAAGTGATGACCACCGACTGGCAGCCAAAGAAGTGGTTACCACAAAAGAAATGTCTAAAGAATCTTTGATCTTTTTCAATGCCGATTCCGTACAGAATCAACTGCTGAAAACACGCTTCGAAATGGACGGTTACATTCCGGATATCGTCATGCGCAGCAGCCAGATTTATACCATTTTGCAGTTAGTAAAGACCTGTAAATATGGTAGCTTTCTCTATTCCAGCATGACCGACAGATTTGCCTCTTCTGGCATAAAAGGAATTCCCCTCAGTCCACCCATCCGCATAAAGATCGGAATGATATGGAAAAAAGGGAAATACATCAGTGATAATATGCAGAAATTCCTGAACTTCACCAAGATGTACTACCGGGAACATCCGCTGATTCAGAAGTTCTGATTTGTACGCCACTAAGCTGAAAAAAGCAACTTACTACAAGTACATTGTAAAGGCTTACAAGATGGTGGATGGAAAGAAAGTAGTAACTGTGACATCTGATGGTGTAATCAAAGCTATGAGAAAAGGAAACTGTAAGATATGGGTATATGCACAGAATGGTGTATATAAAGTGATTACAGTTACAGTAAAATAATTTTTATGTGCGCATCAGTTTTACGGCTGATGCGCATATTTTTATGACCACATGAGGTCATGCATATTGGAATCAGACTCCACGAAATACCGATATGTTCAAACACACTCCAAAAGATAGTCAAATGAATAGTTTGATATCAGAAATCCATTGCAGATTGTCCAGAGATACCATAACGATTGAGCTCCGAAAAATATATATAAAAATTTTATATATGTATTGACATTGTGGTAGCATCGAAGTATAGTATATGTAAAATTTATATATATAAATATTTTACATATATACCAGGAGGTGATTCCATGTATTTTCCGGTATCAGCATTATTGATTGAATATATGATACTGTCAGTGGTAGAAAGCAGGGATTCTTATGGCTATGAGATCAGTCAGACAGTGAAGAAGGCTGCTGACATTAAAGAATCTACGCTCTATCCCATATTGAAGAAGTTACAAATTGCAGGATATCTGACTACCTATTCGCAGGAGTATCAGGGAAGAAAGAGAAAATACTATTCCCTTACAGAAGAAGGCAAGGCACAGATTGCATATCTGAACAATGAATGGCAAATCTACAAAGACACTGTAGATGGAATTATTGAAGGGAGGATAAGAGGTTGAGCAAAGAGGAATATTTAAACCAGCTGCATAAATATCTGCGGAAGCTTCCGAGACAGGACTATGAAGATGCAATGGAATATTTTACCGAGTATTTTCAGGAGACAGATGAGGAAGGAGCAGAAGAACTGATGAAAGAACTTGGTACGCCGAAGGAGGCTGCCAGAGAACTGATGGCGAATCTTCTGAATAAGAAAATAGAAGCTCATCAGAATTATGAAACAGATGGACAGACCAGAGCAGAACAGAAAGGTTCCGGAAAACATGTGGTATGGATAGCGCTATTGGTATTATTTGCTGCACCGGTAGGAGCTCCGCTTCTGGCAGCATTTGCTGCAGTCGTTCTTGCATTAGTTGTGTGTGTATTTGCAATTTTGTTATGTGTAGTTTTATGTCTGATGCTTATTGGCGGGAAAATCCTTATCCGCGGTATACTGGCAGTTCCGTTTTCTATGAGCGGTTTTGCAATGCTTACAGGAAGTGGGCTGTTGGCTGTTGGCGCTGGCATCCTTGGTGTACTGTTGTGCGTATATCTATGTAAATGGAGCAGCATGCTGATTGCGAAG carries:
- a CDS encoding LysR family transcriptional regulator, with product MTLNQLRYFCTASRCHSITKAAEELYVTQPTVSVAIRDLEIEFGISLFYRKGNRLILTEEGEELYNKATYILQYCTELQADYSSMARVKPPLRIGIPPMLSTVFFPELLIAFHDQYPEIAVVLEEYGSVRACNLVQDDTLDLALVNMEQYNIDKFNKALLANDQVVFCVSDDHRLAAKEVVTTKEMSKESLIFFNADSVQNQLLKTRFEMDGYIPDIVMRSSQIYTILQLVKTCKYGSFLYSSMTDRFASSGIKGIPLSPPIRIKIGMIWKKGKYISDNMQKFLNFTKMYYREHPLIQKF
- a CDS encoding PadR family transcriptional regulator, with the translated sequence MYFPVSALLIEYMILSVVESRDSYGYEISQTVKKAADIKESTLYPILKKLQIAGYLTTYSQEYQGRKRKYYSLTEEGKAQIAYLNNEWQIYKDTVDGIIEGRIRG
- a CDS encoding DUF1700 domain-containing protein, whose protein sequence is MSKEEYLNQLHKYLRKLPRQDYEDAMEYFTEYFQETDEEGAEELMKELGTPKEAARELMANLLNKKIEAHQNYETDGQTRAEQKGSGKHVVWIALLVLFAAPVGAPLLAAFAAVVLALVVCVFAILLCVVLCLMLIGGKILIRGILAVPFSMSGFAMLTGSGLLAVGAGILGVLLCVYLCKWSSMLIAKLVRRITGRKRERLER